Proteins encoded by one window of Tunturibacter psychrotolerans:
- the fahA gene encoding fumarylacetoacetase encodes MAKQSITAHKSWLPNANHPTTDFPLTHLPYGAFTAEGQQHLCVAIGTHFLDLHACATSGLLPPTLTESCQAPTLNLLMSQGHQAWALLRRTITTLLHADAKPEHKEKAEAALHSIAGATLKKPVYVPNYTDFYASIHHANRVGQLFRPDQPLLPNYKHIPIGYHGRASSIIVSGEPIVRPIGQSRPPQEEDQPNFLPSSKLDYELELALYIGEPSALGIPIPISSAAAHIFGISLLNDWSARDIQSWEYQPLGPFLAKNFSTTVSPWVTPIAALDPFRAPASPRPATDPKPLPYLHSAEDQKRGNLDVKLEVLLLTKTMKANKLEPLSLSQSNAQDLYWTPAQLIAHHASNGCNLQVGDILATGTISGSAETSAGCLLELTRNGAQPILLPTAETRTFLENGDEIILRGSCESPGHPRIGLGECRATILPALT; translated from the coding sequence ATGGCAAAACAAAGCATCACAGCTCACAAAAGCTGGCTCCCAAACGCCAACCACCCCACCACCGACTTCCCCCTCACCCATCTCCCCTACGGAGCCTTCACCGCCGAAGGCCAGCAGCATCTCTGCGTCGCCATCGGCACCCACTTCCTCGACCTACACGCCTGCGCCACCTCAGGCCTTCTCCCCCCAACCCTGACAGAGTCCTGCCAGGCCCCAACTCTCAACCTGCTGATGTCCCAAGGCCACCAAGCCTGGGCTCTCCTCCGCAGGACCATTACCACCCTCCTCCACGCCGACGCAAAGCCGGAGCACAAGGAAAAGGCCGAAGCCGCACTCCACTCCATCGCCGGAGCCACCCTCAAAAAACCGGTCTACGTCCCCAACTACACTGACTTCTATGCCTCCATCCACCACGCCAACCGCGTAGGTCAACTCTTCCGCCCCGACCAGCCTCTTCTCCCCAACTACAAACACATCCCCATCGGCTATCACGGCCGAGCCTCCTCCATCATCGTTAGCGGCGAACCCATAGTCCGTCCCATCGGCCAATCCCGCCCGCCACAGGAAGAAGATCAACCCAACTTCCTTCCCTCCAGCAAGTTAGACTACGAACTTGAACTGGCACTTTACATAGGCGAACCCAGCGCACTTGGCATTCCGATCCCCATCTCCAGCGCCGCCGCACACATCTTCGGCATCAGCCTCCTCAACGACTGGTCTGCCCGCGACATCCAGTCCTGGGAGTATCAACCCCTCGGTCCCTTCCTCGCCAAAAACTTCTCCACCACCGTCTCCCCCTGGGTCACTCCCATCGCCGCCCTCGATCCCTTCCGCGCCCCCGCATCTCCTCGCCCTGCTACCGACCCGAAGCCCCTCCCATACCTCCACTCCGCCGAAGATCAGAAACGCGGAAACCTGGATGTAAAACTTGAGGTCTTGCTTCTAACCAAGACCATGAAAGCCAATAAGCTAGAACCTCTCTCGCTCAGTCAGTCCAACGCACAAGACCTCTATTGGACTCCCGCCCAACTTATCGCCCACCACGCCAGCAACGGCTGCAACTTACAGGTAGGCGACATCCTCGCCACCGGAACCATCTCCGGCTCCGCCGAAACTTCCGCCGGCTGCCTCCTCGAACTCACCCGCAACGGCGCCCAACCCATCCTCCTCCCCACCGCCGAAACCCGAACCTTCCTCGAAAACGGCGACGAGATCATCCTTCGCGGCTCCTGCGAATCCCCCGGCCACCCCCGCATCGGTCTTGGCGAGTGCCGCGCCACCATCCTTCCTGCCCTCACCTGA
- a CDS encoding 2-keto-4-pentenoate hydratase, which yields MMTGEREKQLIEAADLLLDARRTGKPIEDLPEALQPKDIDEAYALQDRIAEAYGEIGGWKIGAPSAEATPLFAPMPSAWIAGDGAVIGGMRRYRGLESEIAFLMGADLPSRTTPYSSEEVEGAIASCHPVIEVIESGLRDPLKAARLSMIGDLQMHGGLVYGPAVADWQKIDFKTEHVFIAVDDAVRVERTGSNTSGDLMRLLPWLANEGSKRTGGLKAGQWVTTGSWTGVTTADPQSSANVKFSAAGEVHLRFE from the coding sequence ATGATGACTGGTGAGAGAGAGAAACAATTGATCGAGGCGGCGGATCTGCTGCTGGATGCGCGACGAACGGGAAAACCAATTGAGGATTTACCGGAGGCTCTGCAGCCGAAAGATATTGATGAGGCCTATGCGCTGCAGGATCGTATTGCGGAAGCTTATGGAGAGATCGGCGGGTGGAAGATTGGGGCTCCCAGCGCGGAGGCTACGCCGTTGTTTGCACCGATGCCGTCGGCGTGGATTGCGGGGGACGGAGCAGTCATTGGTGGGATGAGGAGATATCGCGGGCTTGAGTCTGAGATTGCTTTTTTGATGGGAGCGGATCTTCCGTCGAGGACTACACCCTACTCCTCAGAGGAGGTTGAGGGCGCGATTGCGAGTTGTCATCCGGTGATAGAGGTGATCGAGAGTGGACTGCGGGATCCGTTGAAGGCGGCGCGGCTGTCGATGATTGGCGATCTGCAGATGCATGGTGGGTTGGTGTATGGGCCGGCGGTTGCGGATTGGCAGAAGATCGATTTTAAAACCGAGCATGTCTTTATCGCCGTCGATGATGCGGTGAGGGTTGAGCGGACGGGATCGAATACTTCCGGCGACCTGATGCGTTTGTTGCCGTGGCTGGCGAATGAGGGTTCTAAGAGGACAGGTGGGTTGAAGGCTGGGCAGTGGGTGACGACGGGAAGCTGGACGGGAGTGACTACTGCAGATCCGCAGTCTTCGGCGAATGTGAAGTTTTCGGCTGCGGGCGAGGTTCATCTGCGGTTTGAGTAG
- a CDS encoding PIG-L family deacetylase translates to MTSIRVVAGLAAVSVMGLVVAGGVVSCQELRDAARMDKANLAAEQVKAALGVRGIAANDGSAALWQSLVKLRTRASLMMIVAHPDDEDGGMLTYEARGQGAHVAMLTLTRGEGGQNLMSADFDDALGLVRTQELLAAGRYMGIDQMWGTEVDFGFSKTKEEALENWGNDRVLYDAVRAVRLYRPLVVTAVFVGGITDGHGQHQVSGEMAQEVFDAAGDPKMFPDQIAAGLMPWSPLKVYAREPFFSVTSKGMYDYATGKYAPARFYNYVTKEWTTETPKANVMVPEGEYSSVLGMTYLQFARMGLGLQKTQNGGMGVPAAGRFDVEYHRYASRVKTGEEEKSFFDGVDVTLVGMSSLAPDETTFLKQDLTKIDGLVEQAVGVYKIAAPEKTAPFLRDGLRATDELIAKVEASGLTDREKYDLLHELRVKRVQFNDAIVQALGLSLRAQVAGKADGGPFTRFGDGAETFVTAVPGQSFGVQIRVANGSKVPVTLKAAGLDSNAGATFEDAGAKTAAKTIVSGEAYDDSFQVKLPEDAKVTRPPFTRPGIEQSYYDVADPTLRNASLPLPALTAWVTVDYDGVEVKLGQEVQTLHRVTGQGTVYEPLVVAPAISVAMSPSAGVVPLTEKTLMVSAKVKSNVKGAATGTVKLELPKGWTASPEKAEFSLAKDGDSVDVPFVVTPMKMAEKAYTMTAVASYAGKDYREGYKTVGYAGLLPANLYRPATYRARGADVKMAPGLKVGYLPGTGDEVQASLENLGVHAATLTMNDVAAGRLSGYDVVVLGVRAYAAHPGLAAANGQLLQFAKNGGVVIVQYNLGNFDYGPYSYSLGDAEKVVDEKAPVKLVVPDSPVLSWPNRITERDFDGWVEERGHGFMGTWDSQYVAPLETHDPGQDPQKGGLLVAKTGKGAYVYVALALYRELPEGVPGAYRLFANLLSLGKTGAAN, encoded by the coding sequence ATGACTTCCATACGGGTTGTTGCGGGTTTGGCAGCGGTATCAGTGATGGGGCTGGTGGTGGCGGGTGGGGTGGTGAGCTGCCAGGAGCTGCGGGATGCAGCGCGGATGGATAAGGCGAATCTGGCCGCGGAGCAGGTGAAGGCGGCGCTTGGGGTTCGCGGGATTGCTGCGAATGACGGGTCGGCTGCGCTGTGGCAAAGCCTGGTGAAGCTGCGGACGCGGGCGAGTTTGATGATGATTGTGGCGCATCCCGATGATGAGGATGGCGGGATGCTGACGTATGAGGCGCGTGGGCAGGGCGCGCATGTGGCGATGCTGACACTGACTCGGGGTGAGGGTGGGCAGAATTTGATGTCTGCGGATTTTGATGACGCGCTGGGGTTGGTGCGGACGCAGGAGCTGCTGGCGGCGGGGCGCTACATGGGGATCGATCAGATGTGGGGGACGGAGGTGGACTTCGGGTTCTCGAAGACGAAGGAAGAAGCGCTGGAGAACTGGGGGAATGATCGTGTTTTGTACGACGCTGTCAGGGCGGTGAGGCTGTATCGGCCGCTGGTGGTGACGGCGGTGTTTGTGGGTGGGATTACGGATGGGCATGGGCAGCATCAGGTGTCGGGTGAGATGGCGCAGGAGGTGTTCGATGCGGCGGGTGATCCGAAGATGTTTCCGGATCAGATTGCGGCGGGGTTGATGCCGTGGAGTCCGCTGAAGGTTTATGCGCGGGAGCCGTTTTTCTCGGTGACGTCGAAGGGGATGTATGACTATGCGACGGGAAAGTATGCTCCGGCACGTTTCTATAACTACGTGACGAAGGAGTGGACGACGGAGACTCCGAAGGCAAATGTGATGGTGCCGGAGGGCGAGTATAGCTCGGTGTTGGGGATGACTTACTTGCAGTTTGCGCGGATGGGGCTGGGGCTGCAGAAGACGCAGAACGGCGGGATGGGCGTGCCGGCGGCGGGGAGGTTCGATGTCGAGTATCACCGGTATGCTTCGCGGGTGAAGACGGGCGAGGAGGAGAAGAGTTTTTTTGATGGCGTGGATGTGACGCTTGTGGGGATGAGTTCGTTGGCTCCGGATGAGACGACTTTTTTGAAGCAGGATCTGACGAAGATCGATGGGTTGGTGGAGCAGGCGGTTGGTGTTTATAAGATTGCTGCGCCGGAGAAGACGGCTCCGTTTTTGCGGGATGGATTGCGTGCGACGGATGAGCTGATTGCGAAGGTTGAGGCTAGTGGGCTGACGGATCGGGAGAAGTACGATCTGCTGCATGAGCTGCGAGTGAAGAGGGTGCAGTTCAATGATGCGATTGTGCAGGCGTTGGGGCTGAGTCTGCGAGCGCAGGTTGCGGGGAAGGCGGACGGTGGGCCGTTTACCCGGTTTGGAGATGGGGCGGAGACGTTTGTGACAGCGGTGCCGGGGCAGAGCTTTGGCGTGCAGATCCGCGTGGCGAATGGGAGCAAGGTGCCAGTGACGTTGAAGGCTGCGGGGCTGGATTCGAATGCGGGTGCGACGTTTGAGGACGCGGGGGCGAAGACGGCAGCAAAGACGATTGTGAGTGGAGAGGCTTATGACGATTCGTTTCAGGTGAAGCTGCCTGAAGATGCGAAGGTGACACGGCCTCCGTTTACGCGGCCAGGGATTGAGCAGTCTTACTACGATGTGGCTGATCCGACGTTGCGGAATGCTTCGCTTCCCTTGCCCGCTCTGACGGCGTGGGTGACGGTGGACTATGACGGCGTGGAGGTGAAGCTTGGGCAGGAGGTGCAGACGCTGCATCGGGTGACGGGGCAAGGGACGGTGTATGAGCCGCTGGTGGTGGCTCCGGCGATCTCGGTGGCGATGTCGCCTTCGGCGGGGGTGGTGCCGCTGACGGAGAAGACGCTGATGGTATCGGCAAAGGTGAAGAGCAATGTGAAGGGCGCGGCGACGGGGACGGTGAAGCTGGAGTTGCCGAAGGGGTGGACGGCGTCGCCGGAGAAGGCGGAGTTTTCACTGGCGAAGGATGGGGATTCGGTGGATGTGCCGTTTGTGGTGACTCCGATGAAGATGGCTGAAAAGGCTTATACGATGACCGCGGTGGCGAGCTATGCGGGGAAGGATTATCGCGAGGGGTATAAGACGGTTGGGTATGCGGGGTTGTTGCCGGCGAATTTGTATCGGCCTGCGACTTATCGGGCGCGGGGGGCGGATGTGAAGATGGCTCCGGGGTTGAAGGTGGGGTATCTGCCGGGGACTGGGGATGAGGTGCAGGCGTCGTTGGAAAATCTTGGCGTGCATGCTGCGACCTTGACGATGAATGATGTTGCTGCCGGGAGGTTGAGTGGGTATGACGTGGTGGTGTTGGGGGTGAGGGCCTATGCGGCGCATCCCGGGCTGGCTGCGGCGAATGGGCAGTTGCTGCAGTTTGCGAAGAATGGTGGCGTGGTGATTGTGCAGTACAACCTGGGGAATTTTGACTACGGGCCGTACTCGTATTCGCTGGGTGATGCCGAGAAGGTGGTGGACGAGAAGGCCCCGGTGAAGTTGGTGGTGCCTGACAGCCCGGTGTTGAGTTGGCCGAACAGGATTACGGAGCGGGACTTCGATGGGTGGGTGGAGGAGCGGGGGCACGGGTTTATGGGGACGTGGGACTCGCAGTATGTTGCTCCACTGGAGACGCATGATCCGGGGCAGGATCCGCAGAAGGGTGGGCTGCTGGTGGCGAAGACGGGCAAGGGCGCTTATGTGTATGTGGCGTTGGCGCTGTACCGGGAGTTGCCGGAGGGAGTGCCGGGGGCTTATCGGTTGTTTGCGAATCTGTTGAGTTTGGGGAAGACCGGTGCTGCGAACTAG
- the hppD gene encoding 4-hydroxyphenylpyruvate dioxygenase has protein sequence MATHAPTQTLSQPESTTDFLPLKGTDHVEFYVGNARQAAYFYRAAFGMSLVAYAGPETGQRDRASYVLQQGKVRFVLTTALRTDSDIARHVDKHGDGVHSIALWVDDARQSWLETTNRGARSIQPPTESKDDNGTVITSSIAAYGETVHTFVERTNYTGAFLPGFKAVPNDPIARPVGLLHIDHIVGNVGWNSMNQWVDFYRDVMGFGLYQHFDDNDISTEYSALMSKVMANGNGYVKFPINEPAEGRRKSQIEEYLDFYGGPGVQHMALATNDILATVAAMKQQGVDFLTVPHSYYTELQTRIGKIDEPIEELEKLGILVDRDNEGYMLQIFTKPVEDRPTVFYEIIQRKGSRSFGKGNFKALFEAIEREQELRGNL, from the coding sequence ATGGCAACACACGCCCCGACCCAGACCCTGTCCCAGCCCGAATCCACCACCGACTTCCTCCCCCTCAAGGGCACAGATCACGTCGAGTTCTATGTCGGCAACGCCCGCCAGGCCGCCTACTTCTACCGCGCCGCCTTCGGCATGTCCCTCGTCGCCTATGCCGGCCCCGAGACCGGGCAGCGCGACCGCGCCAGCTACGTCCTCCAGCAGGGAAAGGTCCGCTTCGTCCTCACCACCGCTCTCCGCACCGACTCCGACATCGCCCGCCACGTCGACAAGCACGGCGACGGCGTCCACTCCATCGCCCTCTGGGTCGACGACGCCCGCCAGTCCTGGCTCGAAACCACCAACCGTGGCGCCCGCAGCATCCAGCCCCCCACCGAATCCAAAGACGATAACGGCACCGTCATCACCTCCAGCATCGCGGCCTACGGAGAAACCGTCCACACCTTCGTCGAGCGCACCAACTACACCGGCGCCTTCCTCCCCGGCTTCAAGGCCGTCCCCAACGACCCCATCGCCCGCCCCGTAGGCCTCCTCCACATCGACCACATCGTCGGCAACGTCGGCTGGAACTCCATGAACCAGTGGGTCGACTTCTACCGCGACGTCATGGGCTTCGGTCTCTACCAGCACTTCGACGACAACGACATCTCCACCGAGTACTCCGCCCTCATGTCCAAGGTCATGGCCAACGGCAACGGCTACGTAAAATTCCCCATCAACGAGCCCGCCGAAGGCCGTCGCAAGTCCCAGATCGAGGAGTACCTCGACTTCTACGGTGGCCCCGGCGTCCAGCACATGGCCCTCGCCACCAATGACATCCTCGCCACCGTAGCCGCGATGAAGCAGCAGGGCGTCGACTTCCTCACCGTCCCTCACTCCTACTACACCGAGCTGCAAACCCGCATCGGCAAGATCGACGAGCCCATCGAAGAGCTCGAAAAACTCGGCATCCTCGTCGACCGCGACAACGAAGGCTACATGCTCCAGATCTTCACCAAGCCCGTCGAAGATCGCCCCACCGTCTTCTACGAGATCATCCAGCGCAAGGGAAGCCGCAGCTTCGGCAAAGGCAACTTCAAAGCTCTCTTCGAAGCCATCGAACGCGAACAGGAGCTACGCGGAAACCTCTAG
- a CDS encoding dimethylarginine dimethylaminohydrolase family protein — MSTQPIEITSPAILANIASTPATFLMCPPKLYDVNYVINPWMAGNVHASSRTRAAEQWQRLYEAVRTIADVQLVEPQPGSPDMVFTANAGLERNGTVAISSFFHPERQGEEPHFRRWFQLAGYTIVDTPRTTPFEGEGDALFSTDGTRLWVGYGPRTDSSSHTPLRKIWNIEVTSLHLIDPRFYHLDTCFAPLAGGYIMYFPEAFDKASRAKIEAFYPSEKRIIVSESDAICFACNAINVARTIILNNISIDLRNQLESRGFNIIEVTLTEFLKAGGAAKCLVMKLSRPEREAASLAS; from the coding sequence ATGAGCACGCAACCAATCGAGATCACCTCCCCGGCGATTCTCGCCAACATCGCATCCACCCCGGCCACCTTCCTCATGTGTCCCCCCAAGCTTTACGACGTCAACTACGTCATCAATCCCTGGATGGCCGGCAATGTCCACGCCTCCTCGCGCACCCGCGCCGCAGAGCAGTGGCAGCGCCTCTACGAAGCCGTCCGCACCATTGCCGACGTCCAGCTCGTCGAACCCCAACCCGGTTCACCCGACATGGTCTTCACCGCCAACGCAGGCCTCGAGCGCAACGGCACCGTCGCCATCAGCAGCTTCTTCCACCCCGAGCGCCAGGGCGAAGAGCCCCACTTCCGCCGCTGGTTCCAACTAGCCGGTTACACCATCGTCGACACGCCCCGCACCACGCCCTTCGAAGGCGAAGGCGACGCACTTTTCTCCACCGACGGCACGCGCCTCTGGGTTGGCTACGGCCCGCGCACAGACTCCTCCAGCCACACCCCCTTGCGCAAGATTTGGAACATCGAGGTGACCTCACTCCACCTCATCGACCCACGCTTCTACCACCTCGACACCTGCTTCGCCCCACTGGCAGGCGGCTACATCATGTACTTTCCCGAGGCCTTCGACAAAGCCTCTCGCGCAAAGATCGAAGCCTTCTATCCATCCGAAAAGCGAATCATCGTGAGCGAGTCCGACGCCATCTGCTTCGCCTGCAACGCCATCAACGTCGCCCGCACCATCATCCTCAACAACATCAGCATCGATCTCCGCAACCAACTCGAATCCCGCGGCTTCAACATCATCGAAGTCACCCTCACCGAGTTCCTCAAAGCCGGCGGCGCCGCCAAGTGCCTCGTCATGAAACTAAGCCGACCTGAGAGAGAAGCAGCTAGCTTAGCTTCATAA
- the msrP gene encoding protein-methionine-sulfoxide reductase catalytic subunit MsrP, with protein MLLRKSPSPEATIRSSEITPQSVFEQPHPTRRRFLTGAATLGAAALAARTIPSLISPPTTVEAAEQLVTIPSKYNLSDPETPLAKASTYNNFYEFGTDKSDPSHEAHRLPTRPWPIQITGMVKKPQTINIDDLIHYRPLESRVYRFRCVEAWSLIIPWDGYSLSEFINFCQPLASAKYVQFFSYNNKSVMPDEPSGYNWPYREGLRMDEAMNPLTLLTFGCYGQVLPNQNGAPVRVIVPWKYGFKSAKSIVRFHFTDKQPETTWNEADGREYGFYSNVNPNYDNARWSQAHERRLDSSVFPRNIPTQMFNGYGDQVASLYAGMDLKKFY; from the coding sequence ATGCTCCTCCGCAAGTCTCCCAGCCCCGAAGCCACCATCCGCTCCTCCGAAATCACTCCCCAAAGCGTCTTCGAGCAGCCCCATCCCACCCGACGTCGCTTCCTCACCGGAGCCGCCACCCTCGGCGCAGCCGCCCTCGCCGCGCGCACCATCCCCTCTCTCATCTCTCCTCCGACAACGGTCGAAGCCGCAGAGCAGCTCGTGACCATCCCCAGCAAATACAACCTCTCCGACCCCGAAACTCCACTAGCCAAGGCCAGCACCTATAACAATTTTTACGAGTTCGGCACCGACAAGTCCGACCCCTCGCATGAAGCCCACCGCCTGCCCACCCGCCCCTGGCCCATACAAATCACCGGCATGGTCAAAAAGCCTCAGACCATTAACATCGACGATCTCATCCACTATCGCCCGCTCGAATCGCGCGTCTACCGCTTCCGTTGCGTCGAAGCCTGGTCCCTGATCATCCCCTGGGACGGCTACTCGCTCTCCGAGTTCATCAACTTCTGCCAGCCGCTCGCCAGCGCAAAATACGTGCAGTTTTTCTCCTACAACAACAAGAGCGTCATGCCCGACGAGCCTTCCGGTTACAACTGGCCCTATCGCGAAGGCCTCCGCATGGACGAGGCCATGAACCCACTCACCCTCCTCACCTTCGGCTGCTACGGCCAGGTCCTGCCCAACCAGAACGGCGCCCCCGTCCGCGTCATCGTCCCGTGGAAGTACGGCTTCAAATCCGCAAAATCCATCGTGCGCTTCCACTTCACCGACAAGCAGCCCGAGACCACATGGAACGAAGCCGACGGCCGCGAATACGGCTTCTACTCCAACGTCAATCCCAACTACGACAACGCCCGCTGGTCCCAGGCCCACGAGCGTCGTCTCGACTCAAGCGTCTTCCCCCGCAACATCCCCACGCAAATGTTCAACGGCTACGGCGATCAGGTCGCCAGCCTCTACGCCGGCATGGACCTCAAAAAGTTCTACTGA